A single window of Pseudarthrobacter psychrotolerans DNA harbors:
- a CDS encoding sarcosine oxidase subunit gamma family protein — translation MANSAALEGINGLREIRRSPASHLASALEAGSVQGKVVLAEGPFQTMAGVRVDPRSEEGARIAAATGGLPARCGEVGGADGVSVLWLGPSEFLVVAPEKAHDSLGGDLIGSLTEALGDAPGQVVDLSANRTTFELSGPRARAVLEKGCALDLHPRSFTPGTALNTEVGNIPVVLQKTGEDSFRLFPRASFADFLGRWLLDAMREFASPEVP, via the coding sequence ATGGCTAATTCAGCAGCACTCGAAGGCATCAATGGACTCCGGGAAATCCGCCGCAGCCCCGCCTCCCACCTGGCTTCAGCGCTGGAGGCGGGCTCCGTCCAGGGCAAGGTTGTCCTCGCCGAAGGCCCCTTCCAGACCATGGCTGGGGTCCGCGTAGACCCCCGATCCGAGGAAGGGGCACGGATCGCCGCCGCGACCGGCGGCCTGCCGGCACGCTGCGGCGAAGTAGGCGGCGCCGACGGCGTCAGCGTCCTCTGGCTGGGACCGTCGGAATTCCTGGTGGTGGCACCGGAAAAGGCCCACGACTCCCTGGGCGGAGACCTCATCGGCTCCCTGACCGAGGCCCTGGGCGATGCTCCGGGCCAGGTGGTGGATCTCTCCGCCAACCGCACCACGTTCGAACTCTCCGGCCCGCGCGCCCGCGCGGTCCTGGAGAAGGGCTGCGCCCTGGACCTTCACCCCCGCAGCTTCACCCCGGGAACGGCCCTGAACACCGAGGTGGGCAACATCCCGGTGGTCCTGCAGAAGACCGGCGAGGACAGCTTCCGGCTCTTCCCCAGGGCCTCGTTCGCGGACTTCCTGGGCCGGTGGCTCCTGGACGCTATGAGGGAGTTCGCTTCCCCCGAGGTGCCCTGA
- a CDS encoding IclR family transcriptional regulator, with protein sequence MASNNDRESDVDADTGQHGGVQSVDRALAVLEILARDGHAGVSDIAEEMGIHKSTVSRLLGSLVSREMVHQNSERGKYQLGFGILRLASSIPGRLSLVREARPVLESLAEEFKETVNLAVLRSNYAVNVDQAMGPSTLATYDWVGSLTPLHATSSGKVLLAALPADERDRVLKETGLPARTPRTITNRNKLETQLLDVARDGYGVVREEFEIGLNSMSVPVYNHMGAVIGAVSISGPAFRFDPEKAPGLLEALKQAGLQISAKMGYSRR encoded by the coding sequence ATGGCTTCGAACAATGACCGCGAATCAGACGTCGATGCGGACACAGGCCAGCACGGCGGTGTCCAGTCCGTGGACCGGGCCCTCGCGGTCCTGGAGATCCTGGCGCGGGACGGCCACGCCGGCGTGAGCGACATCGCCGAAGAGATGGGCATCCACAAGTCCACCGTCTCCCGGCTGCTGGGTTCGTTGGTGAGCCGGGAAATGGTCCACCAGAACAGCGAGCGGGGGAAGTACCAGCTGGGCTTCGGCATCCTCCGGCTGGCAAGCTCCATCCCCGGGCGGCTCAGCCTGGTCCGCGAAGCCCGGCCGGTGCTGGAAAGCCTGGCCGAGGAATTCAAGGAGACAGTGAACCTCGCGGTCCTGCGCTCCAACTACGCCGTCAACGTGGACCAGGCCATGGGCCCGTCAACGCTGGCCACCTATGACTGGGTGGGCAGCCTGACACCCCTGCACGCGACGTCGAGCGGGAAGGTACTGCTGGCGGCGCTACCGGCGGACGAGCGGGACCGCGTCCTGAAGGAGACCGGGCTGCCGGCCCGGACCCCGCGGACCATCACCAATCGGAACAAGCTCGAAACCCAACTGCTCGACGTCGCCCGCGACGGCTACGGGGTGGTGCGGGAGGAGTTCGAAATCGGGCTCAACTCGATGTCCGTGCCCGTGTACAACCACATGGGTGCGGTCATCGGCGCGGTCAGTATCTCCGGCCCGGCCTTCCGCTTTGATCCCGAAAAGGCGCCGGGCCTCCTCGAAGCCCTGAAGCAGGCCGGCCTGCAGATCAGCGCAAAGATGGGCTACTCCCGGCGGTAA
- the glyA gene encoding serine hydroxymethyltransferase — protein MVEQLNERLSTVDPEVQQAINNELVRQQSTLEMIASENFAPSAVMEAQGSVLTNKYAEGYPGKRYYGGCEHVDVIEQLAIDRVKALFGAEFANVQPHSGAQANAAAMFALLNPGDTIMGLNLAHGGHLTHGMKINFSGKLYNVVPYHVRESDLRIDMAEVEALALEHRPKLIVAGWSAYSRQLDFAEFRRIADLVDAYLMVDMAHFAGLVAAGLHPNPVPYADVVTTTTHKTLGGPRGGVILAKEKYARKINSAVFPGQQGGPLEHVIAAKAVAFKLAGTPEFKERQERVLQGSKLLAERLLRDDVAAAGISVVNGGTDVHLVLVDLRHSELDGQQAEDALHRIGITVNRNAVPFDPRPPMVSSGLRIGTPALATRGFGAVEFAEVADIIATALIAAVTGTTNNDAGDGTSGGARLNDDAAVVLRARVTALADQFPLYAHLSQDDSGAEIAAFTELDADMIGAAQ, from the coding sequence GTGGTTGAGCAGTTGAACGAGCGACTTTCCACAGTCGATCCCGAGGTCCAGCAGGCCATTAACAACGAGTTGGTCCGCCAGCAGTCAACGCTGGAAATGATCGCCTCGGAGAATTTCGCCCCGTCCGCCGTCATGGAGGCGCAGGGCTCGGTCCTGACGAACAAGTACGCCGAGGGCTACCCCGGCAAGCGCTACTACGGCGGCTGCGAGCACGTTGACGTTATCGAGCAGCTCGCCATCGACCGGGTCAAGGCCCTGTTCGGCGCCGAGTTCGCCAACGTCCAGCCGCACTCCGGCGCGCAGGCCAACGCCGCCGCCATGTTTGCCCTGCTGAACCCGGGCGACACCATCATGGGCCTGAACCTGGCCCACGGAGGCCATCTCACCCACGGCATGAAGATCAACTTCTCCGGCAAGCTCTACAACGTGGTCCCGTACCACGTGCGTGAATCGGACCTCCGGATCGATATGGCCGAGGTTGAGGCACTGGCCCTGGAACACCGGCCCAAGCTGATCGTCGCAGGCTGGTCCGCCTACTCCCGCCAGCTCGACTTCGCCGAATTCCGCCGGATCGCGGACCTCGTGGACGCCTACCTCATGGTGGATATGGCGCACTTCGCTGGCCTGGTGGCCGCAGGGCTGCACCCGAATCCGGTGCCCTACGCCGACGTGGTCACCACCACCACGCACAAGACCCTCGGCGGTCCTCGCGGCGGAGTCATCCTCGCCAAGGAAAAGTACGCCCGCAAGATCAACAGCGCCGTGTTCCCCGGCCAACAGGGCGGCCCGCTGGAGCACGTCATCGCCGCCAAGGCCGTGGCTTTCAAGCTCGCCGGCACCCCTGAATTCAAGGAACGCCAGGAACGCGTTCTGCAAGGATCCAAACTGCTGGCCGAACGGCTCCTCCGCGACGACGTCGCCGCGGCCGGCATCTCCGTGGTCAACGGCGGCACTGACGTGCACCTGGTCCTGGTGGACCTCCGCCACTCGGAACTGGACGGCCAGCAAGCCGAAGACGCGCTGCACCGGATCGGCATTACGGTGAACCGCAACGCTGTACCGTTTGATCCGCGCCCGCCGATGGTGTCCTCCGGACTCCGCATCGGCACACCAGCCCTCGCCACCCGGGGCTTCGGCGCCGTGGAGTTCGCCGAGGTTGCGGACATCATCGCGACGGCGCTCATCGCCGCCGTTACCGGCACTACCAACAACGACGCCGGGGACGGCACGTCCGGCGGTGCACGCCTCAACGATGACGCCGCCGTCGTACTCCGAGCCCGGGTCACCGCCCTGGCCGACCAGTTCCCGCTTTACGCGCATCTTTCCCAGGACGACAGCGGCGCGGAGATCGCCGCCTTCACCGAACTCGATGCAGACATGATTGGAGCAGCCCAGTGA
- a CDS encoding sarcosine oxidase subunit beta family protein has translation MSNQQLPEHPDFLWRNPEPKSSYDAVIVGGGGHGLATAYFLAKNHGMTNIAVLEKGWLAGGNMARNTTIIRSNYLWDESAAIYEHALKLWEILPEELEYDFLFSQRGVMNLAHTLGDVRESIRRVGANKLNGVDAEWLDPKQVKELCPILNINDNIRYPVMGATYQPRAGIAKHDHVAWAFARKCDELGVDIIQNCEVTGFVKDGNRVVGVKTNQGTINTEKVGLCAAGHSSVLAEMAGFRLPIQSHPLQALVSELHEPVHPTVVMSNHVHVYVSQAHKGELVMGAGVDSYNGYGQRGSFHVIEHQMAAAVELFPIFARAHVLRTWGGIVDTTLDASPIVGTTPVENMFVNCGWGTGGFKGTPAAGLTFAHTIATGTPHKLNKPFALERFETGALIDEHGAAAVAH, from the coding sequence GTGAGCAACCAACAGCTCCCGGAACACCCGGATTTCCTCTGGCGGAACCCGGAGCCCAAGTCCTCCTACGACGCCGTGATTGTGGGCGGCGGCGGGCACGGCCTGGCTACCGCCTACTTCCTGGCCAAGAACCACGGGATGACCAACATCGCCGTCCTGGAAAAGGGCTGGCTTGCCGGCGGCAACATGGCCCGGAACACCACCATCATCCGTTCCAACTACCTCTGGGACGAGAGCGCGGCCATCTACGAGCACGCCCTCAAGCTCTGGGAAATCCTGCCGGAGGAGCTCGAGTACGACTTCCTGTTCAGCCAGCGCGGCGTGATGAACCTCGCCCACACCCTGGGCGACGTCCGCGAGAGCATCCGACGTGTCGGCGCCAACAAGCTCAACGGCGTGGACGCTGAATGGCTGGATCCGAAGCAGGTCAAGGAACTCTGCCCCATCCTGAACATCAACGACAACATCCGCTACCCCGTCATGGGAGCCACGTACCAGCCGCGTGCGGGCATCGCCAAGCACGACCACGTGGCCTGGGCCTTCGCCCGCAAGTGCGACGAGCTGGGCGTGGACATCATCCAGAACTGCGAAGTCACCGGCTTCGTCAAGGACGGCAACCGCGTGGTGGGCGTAAAAACCAACCAGGGCACCATCAACACCGAAAAAGTGGGCCTGTGCGCCGCCGGGCACAGCTCGGTCCTGGCCGAAATGGCCGGCTTCCGGCTCCCCATCCAGTCCCACCCGCTCCAGGCACTGGTCTCCGAACTGCACGAACCGGTCCACCCCACGGTGGTGATGTCCAACCACGTGCACGTCTACGTCTCCCAGGCCCACAAGGGCGAACTGGTCATGGGCGCCGGCGTGGACTCCTACAACGGCTACGGCCAGCGCGGCTCCTTCCACGTGATCGAACACCAGATGGCTGCCGCCGTCGAACTCTTCCCCATCTTTGCCCGGGCGCACGTGCTCCGGACGTGGGGCGGCATCGTGGACACCACCCTGGACGCCTCCCCCATCGTTGGCACTACCCCGGTGGAGAACATGTTCGTGAACTGCGGCTGGGGCACCGGCGGCTTCAAGGGCACTCCGGCCGCCGGCCTCACGTTCGCGCACACCATCGCCACCGGAACCCCGCACAAGCTGAACAAGCCGTTTGCGCTGGAACGCTTCGAAACCGGCGCCCTGATCGACGAGCACGGCGCAGCCGCCGTCGCCCACTAG
- a CDS encoding L-serine ammonia-lyase gives MALSALDLFSVGIGPSSSHTVGPMRAAKLFADGLKGGGILSSTTRVQAELFGSLGATGRGHGSDKAVVLGLQGLDPETVDTSTADDQVAAAALDAELRICGDHRVDFNWDEDVVLHRRKSLPAHPNGMTFRALDHAGAVLSERSFYSIGGGFVVDGDADAGDRVVADATVLPYPFTTADELLAICSRESMSISDVMLANELVWRSEAELREKLLGLWEVMRECVDNGCAAEGILPGGLNVRRRAPSLFRTLTADTGVTDPFRAMEWVNLFALAVNEENAAGGRIVTAPTNGAAGIVPAVLHYYVKFVPGADDDGVVRFLLTAAAVGILFKINASISGAEVGCQGEVGSACSMAAAGLCEVLGGTPEQVENAAEVGIEHNLGLTCDPVGGLVQIPCIERNAIASVKAINAARLSLHGDGSHKVSLDNAIKTMRETGADMKTKYKETSRGGLAVNVIEC, from the coding sequence ATGGCGCTCAGCGCCCTGGACCTGTTCTCCGTTGGCATCGGGCCCTCGTCGTCACACACGGTGGGCCCGATGCGGGCGGCGAAACTGTTCGCCGACGGGCTCAAAGGCGGCGGAATCCTGAGCTCAACCACCCGGGTCCAGGCCGAGCTGTTCGGCTCGCTGGGCGCCACCGGCCGGGGCCACGGCTCCGACAAGGCGGTGGTGCTGGGCCTGCAGGGCCTGGACCCGGAAACGGTGGACACCTCCACCGCCGACGACCAGGTGGCCGCCGCCGCGCTCGACGCCGAACTCAGGATCTGCGGGGACCACCGGGTGGACTTCAACTGGGACGAGGACGTGGTGCTGCACCGCCGCAAGTCCCTGCCCGCCCACCCAAACGGCATGACGTTCCGGGCCCTGGACCACGCCGGCGCCGTCCTCAGCGAACGGAGTTTCTACTCCATCGGCGGCGGCTTTGTGGTGGACGGCGATGCCGACGCCGGCGACAGGGTTGTGGCCGATGCCACCGTCCTCCCCTACCCCTTCACCACCGCGGACGAACTCCTGGCGATCTGCAGCCGCGAAAGTATGTCCATCTCCGACGTCATGCTCGCCAACGAACTGGTGTGGCGCAGCGAAGCGGAACTCCGCGAAAAGCTGCTGGGACTCTGGGAGGTAATGCGCGAATGCGTGGACAACGGCTGCGCCGCGGAAGGGATCCTGCCCGGCGGGTTGAACGTCAGGCGCCGGGCGCCGTCGTTATTCCGCACGCTGACCGCTGATACCGGCGTCACCGACCCCTTCCGCGCCATGGAATGGGTCAACCTGTTCGCACTCGCGGTCAACGAGGAAAACGCCGCCGGCGGGCGCATCGTCACCGCCCCCACCAACGGCGCCGCGGGCATTGTGCCTGCCGTCCTGCACTACTACGTCAAGTTTGTTCCCGGAGCCGACGACGACGGTGTGGTCCGCTTCCTCCTCACGGCAGCCGCCGTCGGGATTCTTTTCAAGATCAACGCCTCCATCTCCGGCGCCGAAGTGGGCTGCCAGGGCGAGGTGGGCTCTGCCTGCTCCATGGCGGCGGCCGGTCTATGCGAGGTGCTCGGCGGTACGCCGGAGCAGGTGGAAAACGCCGCCGAGGTGGGGATCGAACACAATCTCGGCCTGACCTGCGATCCGGTGGGCGGCCTGGTGCAGATCCCGTGCATCGAACGGAATGCCATCGCCAGCGTGAAAGCCATCAACGCCGCGCGGCTATCCCTGCACGGGGACGGCAGCCACAAAGTATCCCTCGACAACGCCATCAAAACCATGCGCGAGACAGGAGCGGACATGAAAACCAAATACAAGGAGACCTCCCGCGGAGGCCTCGCCGTCAACGTGATCGAGTGCTAG
- a CDS encoding sarcosine oxidase subunit alpha family protein, translated as MTSQNARLAAGGRIDRTMSWRFTVDGEEFTGHPGDTLASALLANGRIAAGNSLYEDRPRGIMSAGVEEANALVRVEPRFPGHVAESMLPATTVTLVDGLKADLLNGLGRLDPEEDRAEYDKKYVHTDVLVIGGGPAGLAAAREAVRTGARVMLMDDQPELGGSLLSGSTAPGLAEDIEGKPALEWVADVEAELISGAESTVLNRTTAFGAYDANYVIAVQNRTDHLSSPAAPGVSRQRIWHVRAKQVVLAPGAHERPLVFENNDRPGIMLASAVRSYLNRYAVAAGQRVVISTTNDSAYAVAADLHAAGVKVAAVVDARPALTPVAAAAVEAGTRVLIGSAVANTAASEPGDGRLEGVTVRSINDDGELTSGVEQIACDLLAVSGGWSPLVHLHSQRQGKLRWDEDLAAFVPSTVVPNQQTVGSGRGSFDLGNCLAEGISAGAAAAIAAGFSAAVEPSPFGEPKASGPTRQLWLVPGQAGTPDDWHHHFVDFQRDQSVADVLRSTGAGMRSVEHIKRYTSISTANDQGKTSGVNAIGVIAAALRTAGEASRGIGDIGTTTYRAPFTPVAFAALAGRQRGELFDPARKTSIHPWHEAKGALFEDVGQWKRPWYYPQAGEDMDSAVLRECAAVRESVGFMDATTLGKIEIRGKDAGEFLNRIYTNAFKKLAPGSARYGVMCMADGMIFDDGVTLRLDEDRYFMTTTTGGAAKVLDWLEEWLQTEWPELDVHCTSVTEQWTTIAVVGPKSRAVLAKLAPELASDGGLEAEAFPFMTFRETTLASGVRARICRISFSGELAYEINVPSWYGLNSWEAVAAAGAEFNITPYGTETMHVLRAEKGYPIVGQDTDGTVTPQDAGMEWVVSKAKDFIGKRSYARADAQREDRKHLVSVLPVDGSIRLPEGTQLVEKGITTNPAYGPVPMQGFVTSSYHSAALGRSFGLALIKNGRNRIGETLVAAAGDQLVDVVVAETVLFDPEGTRKDG; from the coding sequence GTGACTTCCCAGAACGCGCGCCTCGCCGCCGGCGGACGCATCGACCGCACCATGTCCTGGCGCTTCACCGTGGACGGCGAGGAATTCACCGGACACCCCGGCGACACGCTCGCCTCCGCGCTGCTCGCCAACGGCCGGATCGCCGCCGGAAACTCGCTCTACGAGGACCGGCCCCGCGGCATCATGTCCGCCGGCGTGGAGGAAGCCAACGCGCTGGTTCGTGTTGAACCCCGGTTCCCGGGCCATGTGGCAGAGTCCATGCTCCCCGCCACCACCGTTACCCTGGTGGACGGCCTGAAAGCGGACCTGCTCAACGGTTTGGGCCGCCTGGATCCCGAGGAAGACCGGGCCGAATACGACAAGAAGTACGTGCACACCGACGTCCTGGTGATCGGCGGCGGCCCCGCAGGCCTGGCCGCCGCCCGCGAAGCGGTCCGCACCGGTGCCCGCGTGATGCTCATGGACGACCAGCCCGAACTGGGCGGATCGCTCCTGTCCGGATCCACTGCACCCGGACTGGCCGAGGACATCGAAGGCAAGCCCGCCCTGGAATGGGTGGCCGATGTGGAAGCTGAACTCATTTCCGGAGCCGAAAGCACGGTCCTGAACCGCACCACAGCCTTCGGTGCCTACGATGCCAACTACGTCATTGCGGTCCAGAACCGCACCGACCACCTGTCCAGCCCGGCCGCGCCAGGCGTATCCCGGCAGCGGATTTGGCACGTGCGTGCTAAACAAGTTGTACTGGCTCCCGGCGCCCACGAACGGCCCCTGGTCTTCGAGAACAACGACCGCCCCGGCATCATGCTCGCCTCGGCCGTCCGCAGCTACCTCAATCGCTACGCCGTCGCCGCCGGGCAGCGCGTGGTCATCAGCACCACGAACGACAGTGCCTACGCCGTCGCCGCGGACCTGCACGCAGCCGGGGTCAAGGTGGCGGCCGTCGTCGACGCCCGCCCCGCCCTCACTCCGGTGGCAGCCGCCGCCGTCGAAGCCGGCACCCGGGTGCTGATCGGCAGCGCGGTGGCCAACACCGCCGCTTCCGAGCCCGGCGATGGCCGGCTGGAGGGCGTCACCGTCCGCAGCATCAACGACGACGGCGAACTCACCTCCGGCGTCGAGCAAATCGCCTGCGACCTGCTGGCTGTCTCCGGCGGCTGGAGCCCGCTGGTCCACCTCCACTCGCAGCGGCAGGGCAAGCTGCGCTGGGACGAGGACCTGGCGGCGTTCGTGCCGAGCACCGTGGTGCCGAACCAGCAAACCGTTGGCTCCGGCCGCGGCAGCTTTGACCTCGGGAACTGCCTGGCTGAAGGCATCTCCGCCGGAGCGGCGGCCGCCATCGCGGCGGGCTTCAGTGCCGCCGTCGAGCCTTCCCCGTTCGGCGAGCCCAAGGCCTCCGGCCCGACCCGCCAGCTCTGGCTGGTCCCCGGCCAGGCAGGGACGCCGGACGACTGGCACCACCACTTTGTGGACTTCCAGCGGGACCAGTCCGTGGCCGACGTCCTGCGTTCCACCGGCGCCGGCATGCGGTCCGTGGAACACATCAAGCGCTACACCTCCATCAGCACCGCCAACGACCAGGGCAAGACCTCCGGCGTCAACGCGATCGGCGTCATCGCCGCCGCGCTCCGGACCGCCGGCGAAGCGTCCCGTGGCATCGGCGACATCGGCACCACCACCTACCGGGCACCGTTCACGCCAGTGGCGTTCGCGGCACTCGCCGGACGCCAGCGCGGCGAACTGTTCGACCCCGCCCGCAAGACGTCCATCCACCCCTGGCACGAGGCCAAAGGTGCCCTGTTCGAGGACGTGGGGCAGTGGAAGCGGCCCTGGTACTACCCGCAGGCCGGGGAGGACATGGACTCTGCCGTGCTCCGCGAGTGCGCGGCCGTCCGCGAATCCGTGGGCTTTATGGACGCCACCACCCTCGGAAAGATCGAAATCCGGGGCAAGGACGCCGGCGAGTTCCTCAACCGGATCTACACCAACGCGTTCAAGAAGCTCGCCCCGGGGTCCGCCCGCTACGGCGTGATGTGCATGGCGGACGGCATGATTTTCGACGACGGCGTGACCCTGCGCCTGGACGAGGACCGGTACTTCATGACCACCACCACCGGCGGTGCCGCGAAGGTGCTGGACTGGCTGGAGGAATGGCTGCAGACCGAATGGCCTGAGCTGGACGTGCACTGCACCTCGGTGACGGAACAGTGGACCACCATTGCCGTCGTCGGGCCTAAATCCCGGGCCGTACTCGCCAAACTGGCGCCGGAACTCGCGTCCGACGGCGGGCTGGAAGCAGAAGCCTTCCCGTTCATGACCTTCCGCGAAACCACGCTCGCCTCCGGCGTCCGGGCCCGGATCTGCCGGATCTCCTTCTCCGGCGAGCTGGCCTACGAGATCAACGTGCCGTCCTGGTACGGGCTGAACTCCTGGGAAGCCGTGGCCGCGGCAGGGGCCGAATTCAACATCACGCCCTACGGCACCGAAACCATGCACGTCCTCCGCGCCGAAAAGGGCTACCCGATCGTCGGGCAGGACACCGACGGCACCGTCACCCCGCAGGACGCGGGCATGGAATGGGTGGTCTCCAAGGCCAAGGACTTCATCGGCAAGCGCTCCTACGCCCGGGCCGACGCCCAGCGCGAGGACCGCAAGCACCTGGTCAGCGTCCTGCCAGTGGACGGCTCCATCCGGCTGCCGGAAGGCACCCAGCTTGTGGAAAAGGGGATCACAACGAACCCCGCCTACGGCCCGGTGCCCATGCAGGGCTTCGTGACTTCGAGCTACCACAGCGCCGCGCTGGGCCGCTCGTTTGGGCTGGCCCTGATCAAGAATGGCCGCAACCGCATCGGCGAGACCCTGGTGGCCGCAGCCGGCGACCAGTTGGTCGATGTTGTTGTAGCAGAAACCGTACTGTTTGACCCCGAAGGGACCCGCAAAGATGGCTAA
- a CDS encoding GntR family transcriptional regulator, producing MNALPVMPPAEAEAPSQAEAAYRQLRDKLIMLEIRPGEPINDGQLAAELGFGRTPVREAIKRLEVDHLVVSYPRRGTFATNVDFTELADVSEIRELLEPLAARRAAKRASSAMRQELLEVAATIATLDPSPAESRDLMRYDLTVHRLIYKAAANPHLEDTLIRYDNLATRIWCLVLDKVPSVSGHITEHVELLKAVAAGDADKAGELALHHVTSFEETIRKVL from the coding sequence TTGAATGCACTTCCTGTAATGCCTCCCGCCGAGGCTGAAGCGCCGTCCCAGGCGGAGGCCGCCTACCGGCAGCTGCGCGACAAGCTGATCATGCTGGAGATCCGGCCCGGTGAACCCATCAATGACGGGCAGCTGGCGGCCGAGCTCGGTTTCGGCCGCACTCCGGTGCGCGAGGCGATCAAGCGGCTGGAGGTGGACCATTTGGTTGTTTCCTATCCGCGCCGTGGGACCTTTGCCACCAATGTGGACTTCACGGAGCTCGCCGACGTCTCGGAGATCCGGGAACTGCTCGAGCCGCTGGCCGCGCGCCGGGCGGCAAAGAGGGCCAGCAGCGCGATGCGGCAGGAGCTTCTGGAAGTGGCTGCCACCATTGCAACCCTGGATCCCAGCCCGGCGGAGTCCCGCGACCTTATGCGCTACGACCTGACCGTGCACCGGCTGATCTACAAGGCGGCCGCCAACCCGCACCTGGAAGACACGCTGATCCGCTACGACAACCTGGCCACGCGCATCTGGTGCCTGGTACTGGACAAGGTTCCTTCCGTGAGCGGCCACATCACCGAGCATGTGGAGCTGCTCAAGGCCGTGGCTGCGGGGGACGCCGACAAGGCCGGCGAACTGGCCCTGCACCACGTCACCAGCTTTGAGGAAACCATCCGTAAGGTGCTGTAG
- a CDS encoding sarcosine oxidase subunit delta, giving the protein MLLISCPNCGSRDETEFHYGGQAHVAYPENPTELNDREWAEFLFYRDNTKGAFAERWLHSTGCRQWFNMLRDTVTYDIQAVYPMGTPRPTASSTSPDALSVVVPIGARKQPQLIEQRASATSTASSTTAPEGATK; this is encoded by the coding sequence ATGCTGCTCATCTCCTGCCCGAACTGCGGCTCCCGCGACGAGACCGAGTTCCACTACGGCGGCCAGGCCCACGTGGCCTACCCGGAAAACCCCACCGAGCTGAACGACCGCGAATGGGCCGAGTTCCTGTTCTACCGGGACAACACGAAGGGCGCCTTCGCCGAGCGCTGGCTGCACAGCACCGGCTGCCGCCAGTGGTTCAACATGCTCCGCGACACGGTCACCTACGACATCCAGGCCGTCTACCCGATGGGCACACCGCGGCCCACCGCCTCCAGCACCTCCCCTGATGCCCTATCAGTTGTTGTCCCTATCGGGGCCCGGAAGCAACCACAACTGATAGAGCAACGGGCCTCCGCAACCAGCACAGCCTCCAGCACCACCGCCCCGGAAGGAGCAACCAAGTGA
- a CDS encoding aromatic ring-hydroxylating dioxygenase subunit alpha, whose amino-acid sequence MTTEVFTPSLIPTLPGQAYVSEEIFRAEQERIFEQMWFCAIRSADLDKPGAWRTVQIGRESVLISRTRKGGIRAFYNVCRHRGVKLCMEEQGEAARSFQCPYHAWTYDFEGKLIAAPNLTKMPDIDRDEYGLVKVHVREYLGYVWVCLADEPPSFEEDVMGAIEERLGDLKAIEGYDVANLSLGRRIRYDVKANWKLIIENFMECYHCATIHPELTEVLPEFADGLAAQYFVGHGAEFGEDIKGFTIDGSEGLDLIPGIEEGQDRRYYAITIKPTVFVNLVPDHVIIHRMFPMAADHTIVECDWLYLPSVVESGKDVTASVELFHRVNQQDFDACERCQPAMGSKVYAKGGVLVPSEHHIGAFHDWVQEKVGDVTPGH is encoded by the coding sequence ATGACCACCGAAGTCTTCACGCCCAGCCTGATCCCCACACTCCCGGGCCAGGCCTACGTCAGCGAAGAGATTTTTCGCGCCGAGCAGGAGCGGATCTTCGAGCAGATGTGGTTCTGTGCCATCCGCTCGGCCGACCTGGACAAGCCGGGTGCCTGGCGGACAGTCCAGATCGGGCGGGAGAGCGTGCTGATCAGCCGCACCCGCAAGGGCGGCATCCGTGCCTTCTACAACGTGTGCCGTCACCGCGGCGTCAAGCTGTGCATGGAGGAGCAAGGCGAAGCTGCGCGCTCGTTCCAGTGCCCCTACCACGCCTGGACCTACGACTTCGAAGGCAAGCTCATTGCGGCTCCCAACCTCACCAAGATGCCGGACATCGACCGGGACGAGTACGGGCTCGTGAAGGTCCACGTCCGCGAGTACCTCGGGTATGTGTGGGTCTGCCTTGCCGACGAGCCGCCGTCGTTCGAAGAGGATGTCATGGGCGCCATCGAGGAACGGCTCGGGGACCTGAAGGCGATCGAAGGCTACGATGTGGCCAACCTCAGCCTGGGCCGCCGCATCCGCTACGACGTGAAGGCGAACTGGAAGCTGATCATTGAGAACTTCATGGAGTGCTACCACTGCGCCACCATCCATCCGGAACTGACGGAGGTCCTGCCGGAGTTCGCGGACGGGCTGGCCGCCCAGTACTTCGTGGGCCACGGCGCCGAATTCGGCGAGGACATTAAGGGCTTCACCATAGACGGCTCCGAGGGGCTCGACCTGATTCCGGGAATCGAGGAGGGCCAGGACCGCCGCTACTATGCCATCACCATCAAGCCCACGGTGTTTGTGAACCTGGTCCCGGACCACGTGATCATCCACCGGATGTTCCCCATGGCCGCGGACCACACCATCGTGGAATGCGACTGGCTGTACCTGCCCAGTGTTGTGGAGAGCGGCAAGGACGTCACTGCCTCAGTGGAGCTGTTTCACCGCGTCAACCAGCAGGACTTCGACGCCTGCGAGCGCTGCCAGCCGGCCATGGGCTCGAAGGTGTATGCCAAGGGCGGCGTGCTGGTGCCGAGCGAGCACCACATCGGCGCGTTCCACGACTGGGTACAGGAGAAGGTGGGGGACGTCACGCCCGGCCATTAG